TTTCGCGCTTCGCCTTGTTGAACGGCCAGCTCACGCCGACCCCGGCGAGCCACATCGGAGCGAGGCCGCCCCGGTTCATGTAGCTGGCTTGAACAGAGAAATCAGGCTTGAAGTCCAGCTTCGCCAGCGCGAGCACCGAACGCTCGGTGGCGACCACCAGCCTGGCCGCAGCCAGCTCCGGGCTGACTGTGCGGGCCTGTTCGACCGCATCTGGCAGCGATGTGGTCAGCGGCCGGAGTGCCAGCCTGGCTGAGGTATCAAGGCGCGCATCGATCGGCCGCGCCAGCAGACGATTCAGCTCGGCGCGCCGCAACTCGGCCTCGGACGCCTGCTCGATGGCGCGCTGCTCGATGCGGGTCACTTCGACCTGCACGCGTAGCACGTCCTGCTGCGCGCCCTGGCCGACCGCGTACCGCGCCCTGGTCACCACTTCGACTTGTCGCCAGAGTTCGCGTTGTTCCTTCGTCAGCTCGGCCAGCTCGCGAGTGAGGAGCAGCCCGTAGTAGGCGCGCGTGACGGCGGCCTCGATTCCGAGACGTGCGCGCACCAGTTGCGGCTCACTCTGGCGGGCCTCGCTCATCGCCACGTCCATGCGCTGCTGCCGCTTGCCCGGGTAGGGTAGATCCTGGCTCACCATCACGCCGAGCGTCGTCATCGGCATGCTGCCGAGGCTCGGCACCCAGCCGTCGTTTGTAAAGATCATCGACACCATCGGATCAGGCAGCGCTGCGACCTGGCCGGGACGCGCGTGTGCCGCCTTGATGGCCGCCTGTACGGCAGCAACATCGGGATTGCGCGCGAGGGCCTCGACGATCAGCGCCTGCAGGACCGGATCGTCGCCCGGTTGAGGTCGGGCGTCCTGTCCCGCGGCGGCCCACGGCACCACGAGCAGCAGTGTGACCACCGACGCCGCGACAAGTTTCCGAATCGGGACCGCGTTCATGAATCCTCCACGCCGCGACTGGCCAACGCCCTGGTTTCACCGCAGGCGGCCATGAACGGTTCAGCGAAACCTGTACCAGGCAGACGCCCGCGCATGAAACCCATTACACGAACTGAAGAAGAATACGGTAAGCCGAAGGTGGACCGACACCTCCGGTGTGACAATCAGACGCGCAAGACCCGACCGGGTGGGGATGGACTATACGCTAGCGCCATCACGGACGGCGCAGCGATGCGAGTGTCGAGTTGGAGGATCGGTGTCGAGACGAACACGGGCTGCGCGACGACCACGACATCGGGAGATGTCGCCGCGTGCGGCACGTGTTCAATCTGGCAGCATGACGTTTCGGTTCCGCTGACCACCAGCGCACGGCGATGGCAGCAACTGTGGGATCCGGTTTGATCGGCGGGGGAGTCGGGGCCCTTATCGCGGCACAGGCAGACGCCTGTCGTTGCGTTGAGCATGGCCACCGTCAGACATGCGATCGCGGCAACCCGTAAGACCCGCCTCATGCCCCAATACGAGCATGGAGCGCGAGCGCGTGTCAAGCGACCGACCACGAAACGACCCTGGCCAGCAGCCGCCGGCCAGGGTCGCAGCAGACACGAACAGGCGTGCCGCCAGAACGGCTACTTGATCTCCGCCAGCATCTGCT
This portion of the Acidobacteriota bacterium genome encodes:
- a CDS encoding TolC family protein, with translation MNAVPIRKLVAASVVTLLLVVPWAAAGQDARPQPGDDPVLQALIVEALARNPDVAAVQAAIKAAHARPGQVAALPDPMVSMIFTNDGWVPSLGSMPMTTLGVMVSQDLPYPGKRQQRMDVAMSEARQSEPQLVRARLGIEAAVTRAYYGLLLTRELAELTKEQRELWRQVEVVTRARYAVGQGAQQDVLRVQVEVTRIEQRAIEQASEAELRRAELNRLLARPIDARLDTSARLALRPLTTSLPDAVEQARTVSPELAAARLVVATERSVLALAKLDFKPDFSVQASYMNRGGLAPMWLAGVGVSWPFNKAKRESAVAESQLRSERDNRVIDSIDLQLRLRTQERYTRARTAEKIIDLYDQGIVPQDRMTVEAAIANYQSGRVPFVSVLEAMTSLYADRWTRESLVTDHARLLASIKEASLDASPEMTTVGAMTAAQPSGVAGGGMGGRQE